A window of Gloeocapsopsis sp. IPPAS B-1203 contains these coding sequences:
- a CDS encoding Mo-dependent nitrogenase C-terminal domain-containing protein — protein MSSLSLLVPRLNLVQSARQSLESIEIHNPKVARLLCRIIPNRCPFEREIKFFNHTILRIPPLCKLNPFYEQVIFLRFKCLSYLADECGEVVLG, from the coding sequence ATGTCTAGTCTAAGTTTATTGGTTCCTAGGTTAAATCTAGTGCAATCAGCACGCCAATCTCTTGAATCGATAGAAATTCATAATCCCAAAGTAGCACGATTATTGTGCCGTATTATTCCTAACCGTTGTCCTTTTGAGAGGGAAATCAAATTCTTTAACCACACAATCCTGCGCATTCCACCGTTGTGCAAGTTGAATCCTTTTTACGAGCAAGTGATATTTTTGCGCTTCAAGTGTTTGTCTTATTTAGCTGATGAATGCGGTGAAGTAGTACTTGGATAG
- a CDS encoding methyltransferase domain-containing protein has protein sequence MTIQMSVALQQKEALIERLLKSVAGTFDIFTIYIGDQLGFYRVLAEGWLTSTELATQTNTIERYVREWLEQQTVTGILEVDDENAPAKTRRYHLSAGHVEALLDRDSLDYLTPLTYMLVGVTRPLSSLLNAYRNGGGVPYREYGTMFREGQAAINRSMFLQQLGTEWLPAMPDVHARLQAEPPARIADIGCGGGWSSIGIAQAYPKVQVDGYDIDAPSVELAQQNVQTAGLSDRVTIHHHDVSNPILTQQYDLVTAFECIHDLGNPVGALQTMRRLVKNNGAVLIADERVGDRFTASGNDIEWMMYGWSVLHCLPVGMADDGEYHCGGTGTVMRTDTLRRYAQAAGFRDIEILPVDNFFFRFYRLYPK, from the coding sequence ATGACTATACAAATGTCTGTTGCATTGCAACAGAAAGAAGCTTTGATTGAGCGATTGCTAAAGTCGGTTGCAGGTACTTTTGATATTTTCACAATTTACATTGGCGACCAACTGGGTTTTTATCGAGTACTTGCTGAAGGCTGGTTAACTTCAACGGAACTGGCAACTCAAACTAACACAATTGAGCGCTATGTGCGCGAATGGCTCGAACAGCAAACAGTTACAGGTATCCTAGAAGTTGATGATGAAAATGCACCTGCAAAAACACGACGCTATCACTTAAGCGCAGGACATGTCGAAGCACTCCTCGATCGCGACAGTCTGGATTATCTAACTCCTTTAACTTATATGCTGGTTGGCGTAACACGCCCCTTAAGCTCACTATTGAATGCCTATCGCAACGGTGGTGGCGTACCTTATCGCGAGTATGGAACTATGTTTCGCGAAGGACAAGCTGCAATTAACCGCTCGATGTTTCTCCAACAGTTGGGAACTGAATGGCTTCCGGCAATGCCCGATGTTCATGCTCGGTTGCAAGCCGAGCCTCCGGCGCGGATTGCAGATATTGGTTGTGGTGGAGGTTGGTCAAGTATTGGTATTGCGCAAGCATACCCCAAGGTGCAAGTTGATGGCTATGACATAGATGCACCATCAGTCGAGTTAGCTCAGCAAAACGTCCAAACAGCAGGATTAAGCGATCGCGTGACAATTCATCATCATGATGTCAGTAACCCAATCTTGACGCAGCAATATGATTTAGTCACTGCTTTTGAGTGCATTCATGACTTGGGTAATCCTGTGGGCGCACTTCAAACCATGCGGCGTTTAGTAAAAAACAACGGTGCAGTTCTTATTGCAGATGAACGAGTTGGCGATCGCTTTACAGCTTCTGGCAATGATATAGAGTGGATGATGTACGGTTGGAGCGTTTTACACTGCTTGCCAGTAGGTATGGCAGACGACGGCGAATATCACTGTGGTGGAACAGGTACCGTGATGCGAACC
- a CDS encoding calcium-binding protein yields the protein MALIEGTAGNDSRFGTNGNDTIRGFGGDDFLNGLGGSDQIFGGSGNDVLFGFGASDILNGGSGNDHVEGGLGFDVLTGGTGADRFVFRNGFDGSTDIITDFVVADDTLVFEDFGVGNGTLNVDAFRIGSAAGDSTDRFIYNSSTGDLFFDADGIGGIGQVHIATLSANLAMTNNDISLIA from the coding sequence ATGGCACTTATTGAAGGAACCGCTGGCAATGATTCACGGTTTGGTACGAACGGAAATGACACCATCAGAGGTTTTGGCGGTGATGATTTTCTCAATGGTCTTGGTGGCAGCGATCAGATATTTGGTGGATCTGGCAACGATGTATTATTTGGCTTTGGAGCTAGCGACATTCTTAACGGTGGCAGCGGAAACGATCATGTAGAGGGTGGATTAGGCTTTGATGTCCTTACCGGGGGCACTGGTGCCGATCGCTTTGTTTTCCGAAACGGATTTGATGGCAGTACTGATATCATCACAGATTTTGTAGTTGCCGATGATACTCTCGTTTTTGAGGATTTTGGTGTTGGTAACGGTACGCTTAATGTTGATGCATTCAGAATCGGTTCAGCAGCAGGAGATAGTACTGATAGATTTATTTACAACAGTTCCACTGGAGATTTGTTCTTCGACGCAGATGGTATCGGTGGAATCGGTCAAGTACACATAGCGACACTTTCAGCCAATTTAGCGATGACGAATAATGATATTTCCCTCATTGCTTAA
- a CDS encoding transposase — MYGCQQILLHPDNELEAILEFICKTANSLINCGIYYARQMYFKAKKFLGKYDLEAEYKTNKHFKALHSQAAQQVLRSVSESFESFKKLKSAFNRGEIADKPRPPKYRKSGGFALVSYPKQALKLVDTGHFSQRGTPPHESVLNLIRIPLGKQVKCWFGLDCFFVPMPSNLKFADIKELRILPRNSCFYVEFVYQQEPVKTLLDKGKVLGIDPGLNNLLTCVSNIGKSFIINGRKLKSQNQWYNKRVAKLKKNQSQGFWNDELANITEKRNRQMRDGINKATRFVINWCLNHSVGRIVFGWNQRNKDSVEMGKKNNQEFVQIPMAKLKDRIQQLCQQYGIEVVETEESYTSKSSFLDNDILPTYDEKLKEQEYKFSGKRGQRKKGKLHNLGRGGYQAKSGIRINSDAQGAANILRKVSIHLGLDLTKIGKAVLTLPQRYDVLQRLSKSYRKQCVAVCLQEDTCVGGSADLSKVSVTTA; from the coding sequence TTGTACGGATGTCAACAGATTTTATTGCACCCAGATAATGAGCTAGAAGCGATTCTTGAGTTCATCTGCAAAACCGCAAATTCCCTGATTAATTGTGGCATATATTATGCTCGACAAATGTACTTCAAAGCCAAAAAGTTTTTGGGAAAGTATGACTTAGAAGCAGAGTACAAAACTAACAAGCATTTCAAGGCGCTGCATTCACAAGCAGCCCAACAAGTATTAAGGTCTGTATCTGAATCATTCGAGTCATTTAAGAAGTTAAAATCTGCATTTAATCGAGGGGAAATAGCGGATAAACCTAGACCACCGAAATATCGCAAATCGGGAGGTTTTGCTCTTGTCTCGTACCCCAAGCAGGCGTTAAAGTTAGTCGATACCGGACACTTCTCTCAACGGGGGACACCCCCGCACGAGAGTGTCCTCAATTTGATACGAATTCCGCTGGGAAAACAAGTCAAGTGCTGGTTTGGACTCGACTGTTTCTTTGTGCCAATGCCGTCAAATCTAAAGTTTGCAGACATTAAAGAACTACGAATTTTGCCCAGAAATAGCTGTTTCTACGTTGAGTTTGTCTATCAACAAGAGCCAGTTAAAACCCTGCTGGATAAGGGCAAGGTTCTAGGTATTGATCCAGGCTTGAATAATCTTTTAACTTGCGTCAGTAATATTGGTAAATCATTTATTATCAATGGACGCAAGCTAAAAAGTCAAAATCAGTGGTACAACAAACGAGTAGCTAAACTTAAAAAGAATCAGTCCCAAGGTTTTTGGAATGACGAGTTAGCTAATATCACTGAGAAGCGTAACAGGCAGATGCGAGATGGCATTAACAAAGCTACTCGATTTGTTATTAATTGGTGTTTGAACCATTCAGTTGGTCGAATTGTTTTTGGCTGGAATCAGCGCAACAAAGACAGCGTAGAAATGGGGAAAAAGAACAATCAGGAGTTCGTGCAAATCCCGATGGCGAAACTCAAAGACAGAATTCAACAATTATGCCAACAATACGGGATTGAAGTTGTAGAAACCGAGGAATCGTATACCAGTAAATCATCTTTTCTCGACAATGATATTCTGCCTACCTACGATGAAAAACTCAAGGAGCAAGAGTACAAGTTTTCGGGAAAAAGAGGGCAACGAAAGAAGGGAAAACTGCACAATTTGGGTCGTGGTGGATATCAAGCCAAATCAGGAATTAGGATCAACTCTGATGCTCAAGGTGCAGCTAACATTCTTCGCAAAGTATCGATACACTTAGGTCTAGACTTAACCAAGATCGGTAAGGCAGTCTTGACTCTGCCACAACGATATGATGTGCTTCAAAGGTTGAGCAAATCCTATCGTAAACAATGTGTAGCAGTATGTCTTCAGGAGGACACTTGCGTGGGCGGCTCTGCCGACTTGAGCAAAGTGTCCGTGACTACTGCGTAA
- a CDS encoding AAA-like domain-containing protein — MNFEQALDVANAAVFAKFGRYLTDVETIIVMGAWQNQTYEQIADAAGYSVSYFTRDAGPKFWKFLSQALGEPVSKTNFQAALERQRSLSTRAEIPSKDFDSNDDVLEFPSGPVPLHSPFYIERFPIEQRAYAQISKPGSLIRIKAPKQMGKTSLMHRILAHAKPAGLRTVQLNLQRADSTIFTSLDKFLRWLCANVSRQLDLEPKLDEYWDEDIGSKVSCTLYFQSYVLAKIDSPIVLALDDVNRVFEYPEISTDFLPLLRSWYEDAAELEIWQKLRLVVVHATEAYIPLDINQSPFNVGLPIKLPELNVEQVQDLAIRHKLDWAKGEVGKQNLAPLLAMVGGHPYLIRLALYHLARLESLEELLQASYTVSGIYSDHLRRHLANLQEHLELAAALKRVVVAPEAVTLEAIAAYKLESMGLVKLEGNRAIPSCKLYQLYFREQLSQANEH, encoded by the coding sequence ATGAATTTTGAACAAGCGCTGGATGTAGCTAACGCAGCCGTGTTTGCCAAATTTGGCAGATACTTGACTGATGTGGAAACTATTATCGTGATGGGGGCTTGGCAGAACCAGACTTATGAGCAAATCGCTGATGCTGCAGGCTATTCGGTCAGCTACTTCACCCGTGATGCTGGACCAAAATTTTGGAAGTTTCTCAGCCAAGCACTAGGAGAACCCGTTAGTAAAACCAATTTTCAGGCAGCACTAGAACGGCAACGCAGCTTATCAACACGAGCCGAAATTCCGTCTAAAGATTTCGATTCTAATGACGATGTTTTAGAATTTCCTAGTGGACCAGTGCCACTTCATTCTCCTTTCTATATCGAGCGTTTTCCAATTGAACAACGTGCCTATGCTCAAATCAGCAAGCCTGGGAGTCTAATCCGAATTAAGGCTCCTAAACAAATGGGGAAAACCTCATTAATGCATAGAATTCTAGCCCATGCTAAACCAGCAGGTTTGCGGACTGTACAGTTGAACTTGCAGCGGGCAGACAGCACTATTTTTACTTCTTTGGATAAATTTTTAAGGTGGTTGTGTGCTAATGTTAGCCGACAACTCGATCTAGAGCCGAAACTCGATGAGTATTGGGATGAGGATATCGGTAGTAAAGTTAGCTGTACGCTATATTTTCAAAGCTATGTACTGGCAAAAATTGATTCTCCTATTGTCTTAGCTTTGGATGATGTTAATCGGGTGTTTGAGTATCCAGAAATTTCTACTGACTTTCTGCCACTATTGCGTTCTTGGTATGAAGATGCTGCAGAACTAGAGATTTGGCAAAAGCTGCGACTTGTTGTTGTTCATGCAACTGAGGCTTATATTCCACTAGATATTAATCAATCACCTTTTAACGTTGGTCTACCAATTAAGTTACCTGAATTGAATGTAGAGCAAGTACAAGATTTAGCAATACGGCACAAATTAGATTGGGCTAAAGGTGAAGTAGGGAAACAAAATTTAGCTCCTTTACTTGCGATGGTAGGCGGACATCCTTATTTGATTCGGCTGGCACTCTATCATTTAGCACGTCTAGAATCTCTAGAAGAACTTTTGCAAGCGTCTTATACAGTGTCAGGAATCTATAGCGATCATTTACGGCGACATTTAGCAAATTTGCAAGAACACCTTGAACTCGCAGCAGCATTAAAACGAGTGGTAGTCGCCCCTGAAGCTGTAACTTTGGAAGCGATCGCTGCTTATAAATTAGAAAGTATGGGTTTGGTTAAATTGGAGGGAAATCGGGCTATACCAAGTTGCAAATTATATCAACTGTATTTCCGCGAGCAATTAAGTCAAGCTAATGAGCACTGA
- a CDS encoding class I SAM-dependent methyltransferase, with protein sequence MRILRASAEGEAKKAHYCVLGIDISESMIDIARRRVPNANFQVGSLFKVEIPPCNAVTSIGECLNYLFDPDSDRQLLTQLFHRIYNALTPGGIFIFDIAPGQIEQGTTVKGFTEGEGWIVLIDKEERRETLIRRIITFRKVGEYYRRDDEVHHLCLYKATEIASELRQIGFQVQIMRSYGTYNLPKAHAAFIARKPT encoded by the coding sequence TTGAGAATCCTTCGTGCTTCAGCCGAAGGAGAAGCCAAAAAGGCTCATTATTGCGTTCTCGGAATTGATATTTCAGAATCAATGATCGATATTGCCCGCAGGAGAGTGCCAAATGCAAACTTTCAGGTAGGGTCACTGTTCAAAGTAGAGATTCCGCCATGCAATGCCGTTACGTCCATCGGTGAATGCCTCAACTATTTGTTTGATCCAGACAGCGATCGCCAACTGCTAACTCAGCTTTTCCATCGTATCTACAACGCATTAACGCCAGGTGGTATCTTTATTTTTGATATTGCACCAGGACAGATTGAACAGGGAACTACAGTTAAAGGGTTCACTGAAGGAGAGGGTTGGATCGTACTCATTGACAAAGAGGAACGCCGCGAAACATTAATTCGTCGAATTATCACGTTTCGGAAGGTAGGGGAGTACTACAGACGTGATGACGAAGTACACCATCTGTGTCTGTACAAAGCAACAGAGATTGCCAGCGAACTACGTCAAATAGGCTTCCAGGTTCAAATTATGCGTAGTTATGGAACGTACAATCTACCGAAAGCTCATGCGGCGTTTATTGCACGTAAACCAACATAA